A single genomic interval of Spinacia oleracea cultivar Varoflay chromosome 6, BTI_SOV_V1, whole genome shotgun sequence harbors:
- the LOC130463852 gene encoding protein bfr2-like translates to MVIKGQSGSSSKPREKRVEVARNSKLKGKDPVVDEEMEEDEEGRSLSGDDSEESIFDGDAYEDVEDDEYEDEIYEDEEFEDELCQRTVKRAPKKRQFAKSRRVIEVEEEEDIEDEDGEYMDGGYEDEGEDVVVRVQKRGKSWKEVGQNALKKKAHLQMMRKRRREDYDDVDEGRRPVKKTILPAMKQMGRKFDETGVAKGKPPTKQKAIRGNNRRMFVRVYNFEIYSLFLRIFMV, encoded by the exons ATGGTTATCAAGGGACAAAGTGGTAGCAGCAGCAAACCTAGG GAAAAACGCGTGGAAGTTGCTCGGAATAGTAAGCTAAAGGGCAAAGACCCTGTCGTCGATGAAGAaatggaagaagatgaggaaggGCGATCGCTGTCTGGGGATGACAGTGAAGAATCTATTTTTGACGGGGATGCATATGAAGATGTTGAAGATGATGAATATGAGGATGAGATATATGAGGACGAAGAATTCGAGGATGAATTATGCCAGAGAACAGTGAAACGTGCGCCAAAGAAAAGGCAATTTGCTAAAAGTAGGAGGGTTATTGAagtagaggaggaagaagatatAGAAGACGAAGACGGTGAATATATGGATGGTGGGTATGAAGATGAAGGAGAGGATGTTGTTGTTCGCGTTCAGAAAAGAGGGAAGAGTTGGAAGGAGGTCGGGCAGAATGCTTtgaagaagaaggcacatctgCAGATGATGCGGAAGAGGCGTAGAGAGGATTATGATGATGTTGACGAGGGAAGGAGACCTGTGAAGAAGACGATACTTCCTGCGATGAAGCAGATGGgtaggaagtttgatgaaacagGGGTAGCAAAAGGAAAGCCCCCTACAAAACAGAAGGCAATCAGAGGGAATAACAGGAGGATGTTTGTGCGGGTatataattttgaaatttattcatTGTTTTTAAGGATTTTTATGGTATAA